One Purpureocillium takamizusanense chromosome 12, complete sequence DNA window includes the following coding sequences:
- a CDS encoding uncharacterized protein (COG:U~COG:Z~EggNog:ENOG503NYSH): protein MSYRISAPDEYLAVTGMGVRTVKITKAAWVWPFQRCTRFSVQPHDYAMDLQAMTKEKLQFSLPVVFTVGPDVNARGANAGLSVAEAAGPADDDPRGGLREDRGDALMKYAMLLAQSDSSSRVKTDQRTHVANIVKGIIEGETRVLVSSMTMEEIFTEREVFKRRIFRNIQSELDQFGLKIYNANVKELKDAPNSVYFESLSRKAHEGATNQARIDVAEAQLRGNVGEAQRKGEQDREIAKINAETAVQKTERDIERSQAEARLNTKQTVLTRDVDIARVEAQRALESKDEDLKKEVEIRRAAAELERLRARDVVKATIARESKQQAADASAYEVSADARARQEATQRHADGGAYTVRVDAEAANYATQQAAEAAVIRQLKEAEGVSAMADAYGKMATAFGGPAGLLQYMMIEKGTYVELAKANAEAVRGMAPKISVWNTGSSSGSGGGANDPAEAMRNVYQMLPPLMTTINEQTGITLPEWQFGRLNAQAEAMHKGKVNGDQ from the coding sequence atgtcgtACCGCATCTCCGCACCAGACGAGTACCTCGCCGTCACCGGCATGGGCGTGCGTACCGTCAAGATCACAAAGGCCGCCTGGGTATGGCCTTTCCAGCGGTGCACCCGCTTCTCGGTCCAGCCCCACGACTACGCCATGGACCTCCAGGCCATGaccaaggagaagctgcagTTTTCCCTCCCCGTCGTCTTCACCGTCGGCCCCGACGTcaacgcccgcggcgccaacgccggcctctccgtcgccgaggccgccggccccgcaGATGATgacccccgcggcggcctccgTGAGGACCGTGGCGACGCCCTCATGAAGTACGCCATGCTGCTGGCCCAGTCCGACTCTTCCTCCCGCGTCAAGACGGACCAGCGCACGCACGTCGCCAACATCGTCAAGGGCATCATCGAGGGCGAGAcccgcgtcctcgtctccaGCATGACCATGGAGGAAATCTTCACCGAGCGCGAGGTCTTCAAGCGCCGCATCTTCCGCAACATCCAGTCCGAGCTCGACCAGTTCGGCCTCAAAATCTACAACGCCAAcgtcaaggagctcaaggacgcgCCCAACTCGGTCTACTTCGAGTCCCTCTCCCGCAAGGCCCACGAGGGCGCCACCAACCAAGCccgcatcgacgtcgccgaggcgcagctgcgcggTAATGTCGGCGAGGCCCAGCGCAAGGGCGAGCAGGACCGCGAGATTGCCAAGATCAACGCCGAGACGGCCGTCCAGAAGACGGAGCGCGACATCGAGCGCTcccaggccgaggcgcgcctcAACACCAAGCAGACGGTGCTGacgcgcgacgtcgacattgcccgcgtcgaggcccagcgcgccctcgagtccaaggacgaggacctcaagaaggaggtcgagatccgccgcgccgccgccgagctggagcgccTGCGTGCCCGCGACGTTGTCAAGGCCACCATTGCCAGGGagagcaagcagcaggccgccgacgcctcggcctACGAGGtgtccgccgacgcccgcgctcgccaggaggcgacgcagcgccacgccgacggcggcgcctacacggtgcgcgtcgacgccgaggcggccaactACGCCACCCAGCAGGCCGCagaggccgccgtcatccgtcagctcaaggaggccgaaGGTGtcagcgccatggccgacgcctACGGcaagatggcgacggcgtttgGCGGGCCCGCCGGCCTCCTGCAGTACATGATGATCGAGAAGGGCACCTACGTCGAGCTGGCAAAGGCCAACGCCGAGGCGGTTCGCGGCATGGCTCCCAAGATTTCCGTCTGGAacacgggcagcagcagcggcagcggcggtggcgcaaACGACCCCGCCGAGGCGATGCGCAACGTCTACcagatgctgccgccgctcatGACCACCATCAACGAGCAGACGGGCATCACGCTGCCCGAGTGGCAATTTGGGCGGCTCAATgcccaggccgaggccatgcaCAAGGGCAAGGTCAACGGCGATCAATGA
- a CDS encoding uncharacterized protein (EggNog:ENOG503NZ5U~COG:Q): protein MGDDVPSMRRFKTELSEYSVAHDDAPGPYARDAEYDAIIVGAGFAGIFMLRTLRDRGYRAVIFEAGNDLGGTWRWNCYPGAMVDSEVPEYQFSWPDVWETWTWPSNYPTYKDLRAYFDHVDRVVGVKKDCAFNTVVVGGSFDTAEGKWTVRTADGRQARTKFLILGTGFASRRYVPEWPGMDTFKGEMHHSSFWPDREIPVEGKRCAVIGTGASGVQIAQAWGSQAGTLTVLQRTPNLALPMRLRPLSAEEQEADKKQWYREIFTLRERTFAGFMYDWTERNTFDDAPAVREALREEAWRRGGFRPWLSVHKDLLFDPAGNRDFYDFWVKKTRGRIRDPRKRDLLVPEEPPHFFGIKRPCLEYCYYEHFNRDNVDVVDIRNNAIKEFTETGIRLEDGTHHEFDVIALATGFDIVTGVMTQLGLESIHGTALRDEWRQSPGGALTYLGLTVPGYPNMFHLYGVHGPTLLSNGPSSVEAQGRWIADCLDKVRREGWRYVDPKPEAARAWKDRIVRYADTTLVPTLNSSTFMGGSAPDKVKEPMCFMEGLPAYRGIIRGALDAMEGFEVVK, encoded by the exons ATGGGTGACGACGTGCCCTCGATGAGGAGGTTCAAGACGGAGCTCTCAGAGTATTCCGTTGctcacgacgacgcgcccggCCCCTACGCACGAGACGCAGAGTATGATGCAATCATCGTCGGGGCTGGCTTCG CCGGCATCTTCATGCTCAGGACGCTCCGCGACAGGGGGTACCGGGCCGTCATCTTCGAGGCGGGCAACGACCTGGGCGGCACATGGCGGTGGAACTGCTACCCGGGCGCCATGGTGGACTCGGAGGTGCCCGAGTACCAGTTCTCGTGGCCCGACGTCTGGGAGACGTGGACATGGCCGAGCAACTACCCTACCTACAAGGACCTGCGCGCGTACTTTGACCACGTCGAtcgcgtcgtgggcgtcaAGAAGGACTGCGCGTTCAACACGGTCGTCGTGGGTGGCAGCTTTGAtaccgccgagggcaagtgGACGGTGCGGACTGCGGATGGGCGGCAGGCGAGGACCAAGTTTTTGATCCTCGGGACCGGCTTT GCCTCGCGTCGATATGTCCCCGAATGGCCCGGCATGGACACGTTCAAGGGCGAGATGCACCACTCGTCCTTTTGGCCCGACCGAGAGATCCCCGTCGAGGGCAAGCgctgcgccgtcatcggcaccgGTGCCTCGGGCGTGCAAATCGCACAAGCATGGGGCTCACAGGCGGGCACGCTGACGGTGCTGCAGCGCACGCCCAACCTGGCGCTCCCGATGCGCCTCCGGCCGCTCTCCGCCGAGGAGCAAGAGGCGGACAAGAAGCAGTGGTACCGCGAGATCTTCACGCTCCGCGAGCGCACGTTTGCGGGCTTCATGTACGACTGGACGGAGCGCAACACcttcgacgacgcgcccgcggtgcgcgaggccctgcgcgaggaggcgtggcggcgaggcgggtTCCGCCCCTGGCTGAGCGTGCACAAGGACCTCCTCTTCGACCCGGCGGGCAACCGCGACTTTTACGACTTTTGGGTCAAGAAGACGCGGGGCCGCATTCGTGACCCCCGGAAGAGGGACCTGCTGGTGccggaggagccgccgcaTTTCTTTGGCATTAAGCGCCCCTGTCTCGAGTATTGCTACTATGAGCACTTTAACCGCgacaacgtcgacgtcgtggaCATTCGCAACAACGCCATCAAGGAGTTTACCGAGACGGGGATCCGGCTCGAGGACGGGACGCATCACGAGTTTGACGTGATTgcgctggcgacggggtTTGACATTGTGACGGGAG TCATGacgcagctcggcctcgagagCATCCACGGCaccgccctgcgcgacgagtgGCGCCAgagccccggcggcgcgctcacGTACCTCGGCCTCACCGTCCCCGGCTACCCCAACATGTTCCACCTCTACGGCGTACACGGCCCCACGCTGCTCTCCAAcgggccctcgagcgtcgagGCCCAGGGCCGCTGGATCGCCGACTGCCTCGACAAGGTCCGGCGAGAGGGCTGGCGCTACGTCGACCCCaagcccgaggcggcgcgcgcgtggaaGGACCGAATCGTGCGCTACGCCGACACGACCCTCGTTCCGACCCTGAACTCGTCGACGTTtatgggcggcagcgcgccggacaaggtcaaggagcccATGTGCTTCATGGAGGGGCTTCCGGCGTACCGTGGCATCATTCGCGGGGCGCTCGACGCGATGGAGGGCTTTGAGGTGGTCAAATGA